Within the Prosthecochloris marina genome, the region AAACATATCATATCCGTTCTGGTCGAAAACAAATTCGGTACGCTTAACAGAGTTGCAGCCATGTTCAGCGCAAGGGGATTCAACCTTGAAAGCATCTCGATCGGAGAAACAGAAGACAGTGAAATATCCCGAATGACGATTGTCACCCGAGGAGACGACAACATCATAAGCCAGATACTCAAGCAGCTAAACCGGCTCATCGACACCTTGAAGGTTGTCGATGTAACACACAAGCCGCACGTATCGCGAGAGCTGCTTCTCATGACCCTGAAACTCGGTAAACAGTCACAGCAGGAGATTTTCGAGTTGATCGATGTTTTTAAGGCAAAAGTCGTGGATATAAAACAAAAATCCATTACTATTGAGGTCGTCGGTTCACCGGACAAGATCAATACAACCATTGACATGTTCCGGCCTCTCGGCATAAAGGAAATTGCCCGCTCCGGCACGGTTGCCATGACCCGTGGCGAGAGTTGATTTTATTTTTTTCATGCAACATAAAACAGAAAACAATCATATGAACGTTTACTACGAGCAGGATGCCGATCTGAAATACCTGCAGGAGAAAAACATCGCCGTACTCGGTTACGGAAGCCAGGGCCACGCTCACGCCCTGAACCTGAAAGAAAGCGGACTGAACGTCTGTGTAGGTCTGAGACCGGACAGTTCTTCATGCGCAAAAGCCAGGGAAGCAGGCCTGGAGGTCAATCCGATAGCCAATGCCGTAAAGTGGGCGGATATCATTATGATTCTTCTCCCCGACCAGTACCAAAAAAGCATTTATGAAACGGAAATAGCTCCGAACCTTGAAGCCGGCAATACCTTGGCGTTTGCACACGGCTTCAATATCCACTACAACCAGATCGTACCGTCCGAAACCGTAAACGTCATGATGATCGCGCCGAAAAGCCCCGGCCATCTTGTCCGCCGAACCTTCACCCAGGGCAACGGTGTCCCCTGCCTCATAGCCGTCTATCAGGATTATACGGGCGACACCAAGCAACAGGCACTTGCATGGGCCAAAGGCCTTGGCGGCACCAAAGCAGGCGTCATCGAAACAACGTTCAAGGACGAGACCGAAACCGATCTGTTCGGTGAACAGGCCGTACTTTGCGGGGGTTCCGCAGAACTGATCAAGGCAGGATTTGAAACACTTGTCGAGGGAGGTTACCCGGCAGAACTCGCCTATTTCGAATGTATGCATGAACTGAAGCTGATTGTCGATCTGTATTATGAAGGTGGTTTGTCACGCATGAATTATTCCGTCAGCGACACTGCCGAATACGGAGGCATGACACGCGGCCCGAGAGTCATCACTTCAGCCGTCAAGGCAGAGATGAAAAAAATCCTTGAAGAGGTTCAGGACGGCAGGTTCGCCAAAGAGTTCATCGATGAATGCAACTCCGGTTACCCAAACCTGAAAAAACTTCGCGCTTCTAACACAGACCATCCCATCGAAAAGGTCGGGTCAAAGCTGCGTGAAATGATGAGCTGGCTTCTAAAAAAATAATGCATAACGAATGTTCAAGATAGTAACCATACCAGGCGACGGAATCGGACCTGAAGTTGTCGCCAGTGCCGTACAGGTCATCA harbors:
- the ilvN gene encoding acetolactate synthase small subunit; this translates as MKHIISVLVENKFGTLNRVAAMFSARGFNLESISIGETEDSEISRMTIVTRGDDNIISQILKQLNRLIDTLKVVDVTHKPHVSRELLLMTLKLGKQSQQEIFELIDVFKAKVVDIKQKSITIEVVGSPDKINTTIDMFRPLGIKEIARSGTVAMTRGES
- the ilvC gene encoding ketol-acid reductoisomerase — protein: MNVYYEQDADLKYLQEKNIAVLGYGSQGHAHALNLKESGLNVCVGLRPDSSSCAKAREAGLEVNPIANAVKWADIIMILLPDQYQKSIYETEIAPNLEAGNTLAFAHGFNIHYNQIVPSETVNVMMIAPKSPGHLVRRTFTQGNGVPCLIAVYQDYTGDTKQQALAWAKGLGGTKAGVIETTFKDETETDLFGEQAVLCGGSAELIKAGFETLVEGGYPAELAYFECMHELKLIVDLYYEGGLSRMNYSVSDTAEYGGMTRGPRVITSAVKAEMKKILEEVQDGRFAKEFIDECNSGYPNLKKLRASNTDHPIEKVGSKLREMMSWLLKK